Part of the Rhodohalobacter sp. 614A genome is shown below.
CCAAAAAGGGGAGAGGCTGAGACATGATCTGGCTATTTGCCAGCATCAACAGGCCAAGAACCAATACCAAGATTTTCAGATTACGCGCGAACATATACTTCTAACGTCGAAAATTGATTTCCTATAGATGCTTTAATGGTATCTCCGCTAACAATGGGGCTGACACCTTCCGGTGTGCCGGTAAAAATTAGATCTCCCGGATAGAGTGTAAACTGATGAGATAAGTAGGATATTATCTCATCCGCCGAAAACAGCATATTCGATGTATTTCCGCTCTGTCGAAGTTCACCGTTTACTTGCACCTGAATATCCAGATCTTGGAGATTTAATTTTGTAGTAAATTCAACCAAATTGCCAATGGGTGCAAAGCTGTCAAATCCCTTTGATAATGCCCAGGGTAAACCATTCTTCTTTGCATTTGATTGGATATCA
Proteins encoded:
- a CDS encoding fumarylacetoacetate hydrolase family protein, with the translated sequence MSFEIKEYPYLQFGSIYCIGRNYARHIEEMKSERTEDPVVFLKPRSSLIFNKDTILLPKESTNVHHEVELVLLIGKQIRNIPVDDALNSIQAIAVGIDVTARDIQSNAKKNGLPWALSKGFDSFAPIGNLVEFTTKLNLQDLDIQVQVNGELRQSGNTSNMLFSADEIISYLSHQFTLYPGDLIFTGTPEGVSPIVSGDTIKASIGNQFSTLEVYVRA